A single window of Nocardioides kongjuensis DNA harbors:
- a CDS encoding glycosyltransferase family 2 protein: protein MAEVPHDPSVSVVIPTYRSGPGLDRAIASLDAQTLPQDDLEVLLLDDGSPDGTAARIEQIAAGRANYRAFALEASGWPSRPRNIGVREARGRYVLFLDHDDELYPDALRAAVVLGDAAGADVVNGKEVRTQIARWGLTNYTHDTHDASGEPLRGLLPMTPHKLYRRAFLLEHDVRFPEAPRHLWEDLFFHVDVIRHEPRVALLSSTPFYHWRKTAENNSSSTDGTRLDYSGDPEYWPYLDKLFQLVVGVAEPAIRNELLAQNVHVRLVSQLGQRASGTDDAGVTQARAEVARMLEAYVPAELDLLLPERSRVAITLFRAGHADAAADFLRDGIDRKPDFTVTAVDDAGDGSVTVRGTVAWSRVPGQPFARRTPTGEVVRDLPEPLAGLLAEHGLTPTADVSDAFVDVAVRHAPTRVSWLLPSTSQVRLVEQEDGTLEPAGTFSARFDPTTAAMGGALPTGAHLVLGMCELDGRTGIKRAFSDLPAGTRVGPVVLDHSAQDGLLLRLPAEERPARKGLLSRLRRS from the coding sequence ATGGCCGAGGTTCCTCACGACCCCTCCGTGTCCGTGGTGATCCCGACCTACCGCTCCGGTCCGGGGCTGGACCGCGCGATCGCGTCGCTCGACGCCCAGACGCTGCCCCAGGACGATCTCGAGGTCCTGCTGCTCGACGACGGCTCCCCGGACGGGACCGCGGCCCGGATCGAGCAGATCGCGGCCGGCCGGGCGAACTACCGCGCGTTCGCGCTCGAGGCGTCCGGGTGGCCGAGCCGTCCGCGCAACATCGGCGTCCGCGAGGCCCGCGGCCGCTACGTGCTCTTCCTCGACCACGACGACGAGCTCTACCCCGATGCGTTGCGGGCCGCGGTCGTGCTGGGCGACGCGGCCGGGGCCGACGTGGTCAACGGCAAGGAGGTGCGGACCCAGATCGCCCGCTGGGGGCTCACCAACTACACCCACGACACGCACGACGCGAGCGGCGAACCGCTGCGCGGGCTGCTGCCGATGACGCCGCACAAGCTCTACCGGCGAGCGTTCCTGCTCGAGCACGACGTCCGCTTCCCCGAGGCTCCGCGGCACCTGTGGGAGGACCTGTTCTTCCACGTGGACGTGATCCGGCACGAGCCGAGGGTCGCGCTGCTGAGCTCCACGCCCTTCTACCACTGGCGCAAGACCGCCGAGAACAACTCAAGCTCCACCGACGGAACCAGGCTCGACTACAGCGGCGACCCCGAGTACTGGCCCTACCTCGACAAGCTGTTCCAGCTCGTCGTCGGCGTCGCGGAGCCCGCGATCCGCAACGAGCTGCTCGCCCAGAACGTCCACGTCCGCCTGGTGTCGCAGCTGGGCCAGCGAGCCTCCGGCACCGACGACGCGGGCGTCACGCAAGCGCGGGCCGAGGTCGCCCGGATGCTCGAGGCGTACGTCCCGGCCGAGCTCGACCTGCTGCTCCCCGAGCGCAGCCGGGTCGCGATCACCCTCTTCCGCGCCGGCCACGCGGACGCGGCGGCCGACTTCCTGCGCGACGGCATCGACCGCAAGCCCGACTTCACCGTCACTGCGGTCGACGACGCCGGTGACGGCAGCGTCACGGTGAGGGGCACGGTCGCCTGGAGCCGGGTGCCGGGGCAGCCCTTCGCCCGGCGTACGCCGACCGGCGAGGTCGTCCGCGACCTGCCCGAGCCGCTGGCCGGGCTGCTCGCCGAGCACGGCCTCACCCCGACCGCCGACGTCTCGGACGCCTTCGTGGACGTGGCGGTCCGGCACGCACCGACCCGCGTCAGCTGGCTGCTCCCGTCGACCTCGCAGGTCCGGCTGGTCGAGCAGGAGGACGGCACCCTCGAGCCGGCCGGCACCTTCTCGGCCCGCTTCGACCCCACCACCGCCGCGATGGGAGGCGCGCTGCCGACGGGCGCGCACCTCGTGCTGGGCATGTGCGAGCTCGACGGACGCACCGGCATCAAGCGGGCGTTCAGCGACCTCCCGGCCGGCACCCGCGTGGGTCCGGTCGTGCTCGACCACTCCGCCCAGGACGGACTGCTGCTGCGGCTGCCCGCCGAGGAGAGGCCCGCCCGCAAGGGGCTGCTCAGCCGCCTGCGCCGCTCGTAG
- the folP gene encoding dihydropteroate synthase, with translation MTGPSTPLVMGVVNVTPDSFSDGGRYDDPERAIAHGRELLAEGADILDVGGESTRPGATRPLLAEELDRVVPVIEALAAQGATVSVDTMRAEVADRAVAAGARIVNDVSGGLADPAILDVVARTGVTYVAMHWRAHSDRMQQFAQYDDGVVAAVRAELAERVAAIRAAGVRDDRIVLDPGLGFAKLPEHNWELVRHLDELADLGFPLLVGGSRKTFLGRLLEDAAGQPRPVGEREAAGVALSALLAAGLGGAPVWCLRVHDVRAHRDALAVAAQWGSAADRAVAPERDRE, from the coding sequence ATGACCGGACCGTCGACGCCCCTGGTGATGGGGGTCGTCAACGTCACGCCCGACTCGTTCTCCGACGGTGGGCGGTACGACGACCCCGAACGCGCCATCGCGCACGGCCGCGAGCTGCTCGCCGAGGGCGCCGACATCCTCGACGTCGGCGGTGAGTCGACCCGGCCCGGGGCGACCCGGCCGTTGCTCGCGGAGGAGCTCGACCGCGTCGTGCCGGTCATCGAGGCGCTGGCCGCGCAGGGGGCGACCGTCTCGGTCGACACCATGCGCGCCGAGGTCGCGGACCGGGCCGTCGCGGCCGGGGCGCGGATCGTCAACGACGTCTCCGGCGGGCTCGCCGACCCGGCGATCCTCGACGTGGTCGCCCGCACCGGCGTCACCTACGTCGCGATGCACTGGCGTGCCCACAGCGACCGGATGCAGCAGTTCGCGCAGTACGACGACGGGGTCGTCGCGGCGGTGCGCGCCGAGCTGGCGGAGCGGGTCGCCGCGATCCGGGCCGCCGGCGTACGGGACGACCGGATCGTGCTCGACCCGGGCCTGGGCTTCGCGAAGCTGCCCGAGCACAACTGGGAGCTGGTGCGCCACCTCGACGAGCTGGCGGACCTCGGGTTCCCGCTGCTGGTCGGGGGCAGCCGCAAGACCTTCCTCGGGCGCCTGCTCGAGGACGCGGCCGGTCAGCCGCGCCCGGTGGGGGAGCGGGAGGCGGCCGGCGTGGCGCTGAGCGCCCTGCTCGCGGCCGGCCTGGGTGGCGCGCCCGTGTGGTGCCTGCGGGTCCACGATGTGCGTGCCCACCGCGACGCCTTGGCGGTTGCGGCACAGTGGGGGTCAGCCGCGGATCGGGCCGTGGCGCCGGAGAGGGATCGAGAATGA
- the folB gene encoding dihydroneopterin aldolase: MTDELSILGIECFAHHGVFDHERRDGQVFRIDLTLAVDTAPAAASDDLRDTVDYGSLVDQVVAAVTRDPVDLIETLAQRIADTCLLDPRVEWVRVTVHKPDAPIKATFADVQLTITRRREAAVVGDRTGKAEGPA; this comes from the coding sequence ATGACTGACGAGCTGAGCATCCTCGGCATCGAGTGCTTCGCCCACCACGGCGTCTTCGACCACGAACGACGCGACGGCCAGGTCTTCAGGATCGACCTGACCCTCGCGGTCGACACCGCCCCCGCGGCGGCCTCGGACGACTTGCGCGACACCGTGGACTACGGAAGCCTCGTCGATCAGGTCGTGGCTGCCGTGACGAGGGACCCGGTCGACCTGATCGAGACCCTCGCGCAGCGGATCGCGGACACCTGCCTGTTGGACCCTCGTGTTGAATGGGTGCGTGTGACCGTCCACAAGCCGGATGCGCCGATCAAGGCGACGTTCGCCGACGTACAGCTCACCATCACCCGCCGCCGTGAGGCGGCAGTGGTGGGAGACCGAACCGGGAAGGCAGAGGGCCCAGCATGA
- the folK gene encoding 2-amino-4-hydroxy-6-hydroxymethyldihydropteridine diphosphokinase has protein sequence MTETPNPNIVDADTLTGEMRPIRRVVIALGSNLGERFATLQGALGVLADTPEVWITGVSPVYESAPVDSPPDAPDFLNAVVLADTTLSAHRLLDRALAIEDAFERERSDVRNAPRTLDVDLIVVGDRRSDTDELRLPHPRAHERAFVLKPWHDLEADAQLLDHGPVAELLEKVGTDGLKLRDDLVLETE, from the coding sequence ATGACCGAGACCCCCAATCCGAACATCGTCGACGCGGACACGTTGACCGGCGAGATGCGACCGATCCGTCGGGTGGTGATCGCACTCGGGTCCAACCTGGGCGAGCGGTTCGCGACGCTGCAGGGAGCTCTCGGTGTGCTCGCGGACACCCCGGAGGTCTGGATCACCGGTGTGTCGCCGGTCTACGAGAGCGCCCCGGTCGACAGCCCGCCGGACGCACCGGACTTCCTCAACGCCGTCGTTCTTGCCGACACGACCCTGTCGGCGCACCGGCTGCTCGACCGTGCCCTGGCCATCGAGGACGCCTTCGAGCGCGAGCGCAGCGACGTCAGGAACGCCCCGCGCACCCTCGACGTCGACCTGATCGTCGTCGGCGACCGCCGCAGCGACACCGACGAGCTGCGCCTGCCGCACCCCCGCGCCCACGAGCGTGCCTTCGTGCTCAAGCCGTGGCACGACCTCGAGGCCGACGCGCAGCTGCTCGACCACGGCCCGGTTGCCGAGCTGCTCGAGAAGGTCGGCACCGACGGCCTCAAGCTGCGCGACGACCTGGTGCTCGAGACGGAGTGA
- a CDS encoding DUF3180 domain-containing protein, whose product MTRDPVQEPEQEPSGPSDPSPDGLRPTGLPTVLGWAVVGVVVGWAVHPLCNRLDVVPPLVSPAQPLALLLLAAILGYVAWVTHRAVHVRRERLEAHQAVNRLVLARASALVAALVTGGYVGYALSWIGDSAELADERLVRSLVAAGCALAAVVAGLLLERACRVRDDG is encoded by the coding sequence GTGACGAGGGACCCGGTCCAGGAGCCCGAGCAGGAGCCCTCGGGCCCCTCCGACCCGTCACCGGACGGACTTCGCCCCACCGGCCTGCCCACCGTCCTGGGCTGGGCGGTGGTCGGCGTGGTCGTCGGCTGGGCGGTGCACCCGCTGTGCAACCGCCTCGACGTCGTGCCCCCGCTCGTGTCGCCGGCGCAGCCGCTCGCCCTGCTGCTGCTCGCCGCGATCCTCGGGTACGTCGCGTGGGTGACCCACCGCGCCGTCCACGTGCGCCGTGAGCGGCTCGAGGCCCACCAGGCCGTGAACCGGCTGGTCCTCGCCCGGGCCAGCGCCCTCGTCGCGGCGCTGGTCACCGGCGGGTACGTCGGCTACGCGTTGTCGTGGATCGGCGACTCCGCCGAGCTGGCCGACGAGAGGCTGGTGCGCTCGCTGGTGGCCGCCGGGTGCGCACTCGCCGCGGTCGTCGCCGGATTGCTGCTCGAGAGGGCGTGTCGGGTCCGCGACGACGGGTAG
- a CDS encoding CDP-glycerol glycerophosphotransferase family protein, which produces MALDRARAQQGLIRLAKAGPGRLRGPVGRATRRFRGEFSGPLVTVVLPVSDDDTTRIGTCLDSLKVQTHRNLEILVVRFGRHQRVTATVREHAAQDWRIKTRIKVEKSLAAARNAGVAAASGELVVVVTNAGDDFVHTGIERLVEAHARSGSPVVVGAMREPDIAGWIPDSAYDAAHHTPVRGTTLAATPVAVTDLGLGNKLFTTATWRQLGLRFSDEFPDGADVALGLLERASAFDLLADFTYIPTDRRDGVQVGTVPDVLSGLAGWIDRNDHTWHRVEALGLPEVSEWFLWGVLDTAVQPLIADVERADEHQWQTLRDHVTMLLDAADEHVWARLNAEARVKLWLLRNDHRKALEEFLGARLFTRGNRPTEVRDGKVWALLPHHDDAELGIPPELFEMTADETRFRAMLREVRWVDATTLELTVFAAVDFVHMTATPAIACALVDSTTGQRFPLEVRQFRDARANQALRRHQDFSWGAFDAVVPVADVVAATHGADGTATWILEVDIDVDGVRRSGAVPLIDEQASAGFIGRDHLAPRPVAGSVVAFNPRSDVVGLRVRPDHGPRLRTLTVSGRAVEGTLDPATTKVTGLRVAQGTQQVRAELAAGPDGTATFRLQLPAAWTGQRRWQVQVLTADGREVPLGWAAGAPQWLGVGEGELVGSRTPSGDTELYETAGTLVVDDLAVEGLRLDVTARWLGAAPEASARLALLTQVGGTEVLATDLPAADDGSVRASLTLTTDRWGLGERPLAPAWFWLAVTSGTTTTRALLSESGIDRLHHFMVGSDYSARVVQEGRVAGVELLPAVPVEERVPYGQTQLQEWYAEGDIPLEPDSVYFQSYVGASATDSQLALHHELRRTRPDLTLYWGVASAASWVPEGAVPVVMTTREWYRVMAAAGQLCMNIDPERWFRKRPGQRLLQTFHGYPSKSMGIRMWDAKHYPPRRIELELARTSQQWDLILTPDPDMDQYYRREYAYDGPIHSAGYPRDDVLVGERAASVRDDVRRRLGIQPHQKAILYAPTWRDDQATNWRAADAVHHLDVASAARELGPDYVLLLRGHRFHNPAGDGAGATRFLDVTEYPEINDLILAADAAVLDYSSLRFDFALTNRPMVFLVPDLDTYVGGVRGFLYDYGPTAPGPHVDTAEQVVDLLRDLDGLQRRYADEVAAFHARFSRFMDGRAAERVAAAFFGTES; this is translated from the coding sequence GTGGCACTCGACCGCGCCCGCGCCCAGCAGGGCCTGATCAGGCTCGCCAAGGCAGGTCCCGGACGACTGCGCGGCCCCGTCGGCCGCGCCACCCGCCGCTTCCGTGGTGAGTTCTCCGGCCCGCTGGTCACCGTCGTGCTGCCCGTCAGCGACGACGACACGACCCGGATCGGCACCTGCCTGGACTCGCTGAAGGTGCAGACCCACCGCAACCTCGAGATCCTCGTCGTGCGCTTCGGGCGCCACCAGCGGGTCACCGCGACCGTCCGCGAGCACGCCGCCCAGGACTGGCGGATCAAGACCCGGATCAAGGTCGAGAAGTCCCTCGCAGCAGCCCGCAACGCCGGCGTCGCCGCCGCGTCGGGGGAGCTGGTCGTGGTGGTGACCAACGCCGGCGACGACTTCGTCCACACCGGCATCGAGCGCTTGGTCGAAGCCCACGCCCGCTCCGGCTCTCCGGTCGTGGTCGGCGCGATGCGCGAGCCCGACATCGCCGGCTGGATCCCCGACTCGGCGTACGACGCCGCCCACCACACCCCCGTCCGGGGTACGACGCTCGCCGCCACCCCGGTCGCCGTCACCGACCTCGGCCTGGGCAACAAGCTCTTCACGACGGCGACCTGGCGACAGCTCGGACTGCGCTTCTCCGACGAGTTCCCCGACGGCGCCGACGTCGCGCTCGGCCTGCTCGAGCGGGCGAGCGCCTTCGACCTGCTCGCCGACTTCACCTACATCCCCACCGACCGCCGCGACGGCGTCCAGGTCGGCACCGTCCCCGACGTGCTCAGCGGCCTGGCCGGCTGGATCGACCGCAACGACCACACCTGGCACCGGGTCGAGGCGCTCGGCCTGCCCGAGGTGAGCGAGTGGTTCCTGTGGGGCGTGCTCGACACGGCCGTGCAGCCGCTGATCGCCGACGTCGAGCGAGCCGACGAGCACCAGTGGCAGACCCTGCGCGACCACGTCACGATGCTGCTCGACGCCGCCGACGAGCACGTCTGGGCGCGGCTCAACGCCGAGGCCCGGGTCAAGCTCTGGCTGCTGCGCAACGACCACCGCAAGGCGCTCGAGGAGTTCCTCGGGGCGCGCCTGTTCACCCGCGGCAACCGGCCCACCGAGGTGCGCGACGGCAAGGTGTGGGCGCTGCTGCCGCACCACGACGACGCCGAGCTCGGCATCCCGCCGGAGCTGTTCGAGATGACCGCCGACGAGACCAGGTTCCGCGCGATGCTGCGCGAGGTCCGCTGGGTCGATGCCACCACCCTCGAGCTGACCGTGTTCGCGGCGGTCGACTTCGTGCACATGACCGCGACACCTGCGATCGCCTGCGCACTCGTCGACAGCACCACCGGGCAGCGGTTCCCGCTCGAGGTCCGCCAGTTCCGCGACGCCCGCGCCAACCAGGCGCTGCGCCGCCACCAGGACTTCTCCTGGGGCGCCTTCGACGCCGTCGTCCCCGTCGCCGACGTGGTCGCGGCCACCCACGGCGCCGACGGCACCGCGACCTGGATCCTCGAGGTCGACATCGACGTCGACGGCGTACGACGCTCCGGTGCCGTCCCCCTCATCGACGAGCAGGCCTCGGCCGGCTTCATCGGCCGTGACCACCTCGCCCCGCGCCCGGTCGCCGGCTCGGTGGTCGCGTTCAACCCCCGCTCCGACGTGGTGGGCCTGCGGGTCCGCCCCGACCACGGCCCGCGGCTGCGCACCCTCACCGTCTCCGGGCGCGCCGTCGAGGGCACCCTCGACCCCGCCACCACGAAGGTCACCGGCCTGCGTGTCGCGCAGGGCACGCAGCAGGTGCGTGCCGAGCTCGCCGCCGGCCCCGACGGCACCGCGACGTTCCGCCTCCAGCTCCCCGCGGCCTGGACCGGTCAGCGTCGCTGGCAGGTCCAGGTGCTGACCGCCGACGGCCGCGAGGTGCCGCTCGGCTGGGCTGCCGGCGCACCCCAGTGGCTCGGCGTCGGCGAGGGCGAGCTGGTCGGCTCCCGCACGCCGTCGGGCGACACCGAGCTGTACGAGACCGCCGGCACGCTCGTCGTCGACGACCTCGCCGTCGAGGGCCTCCGGCTCGACGTCACCGCCCGCTGGCTCGGCGCCGCGCCCGAGGCCAGCGCCCGGCTGGCCCTGCTCACCCAGGTCGGCGGCACCGAGGTCCTCGCCACCGACCTGCCGGCGGCCGACGACGGCAGCGTCCGCGCGAGCCTCACCCTCACGACCGACCGTTGGGGCCTCGGGGAGCGCCCGCTCGCGCCTGCGTGGTTCTGGCTCGCCGTCACCAGCGGCACCACCACCACCCGGGCCCTCCTCAGCGAGAGCGGCATCGACCGGCTCCACCACTTCATGGTCGGCTCCGACTACTCCGCACGCGTCGTGCAGGAGGGGCGGGTCGCGGGCGTCGAGCTGCTCCCCGCGGTCCCTGTCGAGGAGCGCGTGCCCTACGGCCAGACCCAGCTCCAGGAGTGGTACGCCGAGGGCGACATCCCGCTCGAGCCGGACTCGGTCTACTTCCAGTCCTACGTCGGTGCCTCCGCCACCGACAGCCAGCTCGCGCTGCACCACGAGCTGCGGCGCACCCGCCCCGACCTCACGCTGTACTGGGGTGTCGCGTCGGCCGCCTCCTGGGTGCCGGAGGGCGCCGTACCCGTGGTGATGACCACCCGGGAGTGGTACCGGGTGATGGCAGCCGCCGGGCAGCTGTGCATGAACATCGACCCCGAGCGCTGGTTCCGCAAGCGCCCGGGCCAGCGCCTGCTGCAGACCTTCCACGGCTACCCGTCGAAGTCGATGGGCATCCGGATGTGGGACGCCAAGCACTACCCGCCGCGACGCATCGAGCTCGAGCTCGCCCGCACCTCGCAGCAGTGGGACCTGATCCTCACCCCGGACCCCGACATGGACCAGTACTACCGCCGCGAGTACGCCTACGACGGCCCGATCCACAGCGCGGGCTACCCCCGCGACGACGTGCTCGTCGGCGAGCGGGCCGCGTCCGTCCGCGACGACGTACGCCGTCGGCTCGGCATCCAGCCCCACCAGAAGGCGATCCTCTACGCGCCCACCTGGCGCGACGACCAGGCGACCAACTGGCGGGCGGCCGACGCCGTGCACCACCTCGACGTGGCCTCCGCGGCCCGCGAGCTGGGCCCCGACTACGTCCTGCTGCTGCGCGGCCACCGGTTCCACAACCCCGCCGGCGACGGCGCGGGCGCGACCCGCTTCCTCGACGTCACCGAGTACCCCGAGATCAACGACCTGATCCTGGCGGCCGACGCCGCGGTGCTCGACTACTCGTCGCTGCGCTTCGACT